Sequence from the Tenrec ecaudatus isolate mTenEca1 chromosome 6, mTenEca1.hap1, whole genome shotgun sequence genome:
TCAGCTGACTGTCTTTCAGGACGCATCATCTTCATCTCCTGGAATTTGTTCAAGTAGGAAGTGGAAGAGGCTCCTCTCCTCCCGCCGTGAACAAAGGACCCCTTTCCAAGGGCGGGCTTCCCAGGGACTGAGGacgcagtgagggagggaggcagtgcAGGAGGAAACAGTCGCTGTTTATtacagaaggctgacagcacgcGCGGCGGGGCTGCACTtaaccttcctgggagagggcatTCATCTGCGAGGGGAGCAGGCCGACTCCGAGAAAGAGAAAGGGGGACAGAGGGCAACCAATTAGCCAGGCCTCCCACTCTGCGGGTGTCCAGGCTGAAGCTTGGTATAACTTCAGGTACATTCTCAAAATCGCACCCCCCAAACCCAGTTGCCCTCCAGGCTAGGCAGACTCAGGAGGACcgcatgtgtgtcagagaagaaacTGTAGTGCAGTGGAGTTTGCATGGCTAGTTTGGGGCATGtagattgccagacttttcttccgagttgcctctgagtggactggaccttccaacctttccattagctgcTAAGCCCGGCAACCATTTGTTCCATCCAAGGATCCTCAAGTGCCCCTGCGGTGATGTTCAATGCCAACTTGTGGGTTCCctggcctgccctctgtggggtgCCTGTGAGGGGAGGCTAAGACCCAGTAGGGATACGTTTAGGATCCAGATAGCGAGCACAGGAGGAGCCCCGCTGGCACAACAAGGAAGCATTCAGCTGCCAGCTGaagggtgggtggttcaaacccaccaggtgactctgggagaaagacctagTGCCATGCTTCCCTAAAGATGGTAGTTCGAGAGCCTCTCTCGGGCAGTTTTGCATGGAGGGACTGCCATGCAtcggaggggtgggggcagcaccCATCCCAGCAATGGCAGCAGAGGAGCCCCTGGCCAGTGCCCACAAGGCTCTCTGCTGCTTTGCTCTTGTTGCCGGTGCTGGGAGCCATGGCCTTGGTTCTGACTCGCAGCCCCCAAGGCACCACAGGAGAATCCCCCCACCCGCTGCCTGGACCTGCCCCCTCCtatgcaggagtcctggtggcagcccctgtgtccatcatctggtccagggccttcctcttctgcactgcccctccacgGGAGCCAGCCTGAAGTCCTCcaggaaccagtctctcctgaccacgtgtCGCAAATAGGTGAGACAgggcatcatccttgcctctaaggagcacgctggttgtccttccaagacagatccatctgtccttttttttttttttaaccaacagaTAAATCAATTTATTAAAGTAGTTGATTTAAGTATCTGCAATGGTGACTTCAACCTCTACTCCAGGCTCAATACTGATGGAAGTGATCTGCTTCACGATCTCAGACAGACTGTGCAAGTCAATGAGACGCTTGTGGATCCTCATCTGGAATCGATCCCAGGTCTTCGAGCCTTCCCCACAGGGAGTGTTCCTGGTCGTAATTCTCAGAGTCTTGGTGGGCATCCTAACTGGTCCCTTCACTTTCAGGTTCTTCTCCTTAGCCCCTCTGATCAAGTCAGCACGCATTTTCTCCAAGGATTTCACGTTGCTGCTGGTCAGAGTAATTCTAATTCGGTGAATGGCCACCTCTGGTTCCACAGGTGTCTTTCGGGTGTCCTTAAATGCCATGGCGGCAGGGCGCTTCCTGACCCGCGAGAGCAAACAGTGGTGAGTCAGGAATggcgggggtgggttgggggtgtggggggaacgggggaggggggggacggAGCACAGCGGGAGGACGGCCCATCTTCCTCAAAGAGCCCCGTCTGTGCTTTTGGCAGCCCGTGGAACTTCCAGTCTTCTCGGCCAGCACTGGATTCACATGCAGCCATTCTCCGGTCTTCCATGGTCAGTGTCTACCTcggacatgcatatgaggtgattgaagataCCGTGGCTCAGTCAGGCCTCAGAGTGGCGTCCTTGAGCTGCAACGTGTTTACAGAGAtgctgtgcagcagacttacccagcgCACAGCGTCACTTGATACTACTAACCAAACTACTAACCAAAAAAGGTCATTCGTTCCATGACTGGCCCAGGGACGGACTTTCCAAAGGGTCCCAGCCGTGCAAACCTATGGAGCACAGCCCACACTGTCCCCGTGCGTCACGATCGGCTCCCCGCGACTAGCAGCATCAACGACAACACTTTTGGAAGACTCGCTCTCTGCTCGAGGTGGAGTATGCTCCTGCCCTCATTCTCTCAACACACCTTTGACCAGCTCCACTGTGCCGGCCTGGTTCTAGGGCTGGATACAGCAGCGGGAGCAAGAGACGAGGTTCCTGTGCTTACGGACGCCGGGGCTAGCGGGATGTTCCTATCTCAGGGACTTACATTTCATTTAGCGTAGTGATCGGAGGCTCCCAGCAGCCCTAGAAAGCCAACGCGAATGCGACTGCATTTACAGACAAGGCTCTTGAGACACAGGGGAGTTAAATAACTTGCCCATGACCCCAGGGAGTAGGATTTGAATTACTTAACTTTTTAATTGTGAATCACTCgccgccaccaagttgattccaacacacagcgctcctagaggacagggtaggaaactgctcctgtgggttgtcGGAGCCTGGGACTCTTCAGGGGTGTAGAATGCCCTGGCTttttcccccagagtggctggtggttttgagctgctgaccttgcggtgagtaACTCAGTGCTGAACcacatgtcaccagggctcttcacAGCAACTCGGGGACCTTGAAATATCCACTGATGTCTGGGTTCTGGCCCGGAGGTCCTAGGGTCATGGTCTGGAGCGTGGCCCAGGCTTTGGGATGTCTGGACTTGCTCCTGGCTGCTCTAAGGCGCAGCCTGGTTTAGAGCACTGCGGGAGACTCTCAGCCAACCGCTAGGTGGGGATACCTTCCAGGGCCCATGTATATGACAGGGGCGTCAggtaaaaatggaatgaaaatttaacacaccatttcctagaaTTTTTGGAGGTCCCCTCATACAATAAGCACAGTGCCTGAGGTCTTGAAACTCTTAGGGACACGTGAACATATTTTAATTTCTTGTAATCCgaagaaataaaatgaacattTAGGTTGAAAAAAATACAACCACATATAATGGGAATATGTTCATCTTTACGCCAACAGAGTCCTAAAATGtggtttttaagattttctttttcctGGAAAAGGCTTGCCCTGTTCTGTCACTGCTGACCTCCCAGCAGACCCCAAGTGCATGAGGAAAGAGACCTGATGGATTAAATAGCAACTAGGAAAATcagttacattaaaaaaatcattttactggtgcTCTTACAATAATCGATACATCTATTATGtctagcacatttttacatatattgccatcatccttttcaaaacattttcttgctacttgagcccttgatttcagttcatttttccctccctaccccaccttcccaccaatCAGTTGCATTTTGGATCAGGGGATGCTAGCTTAAGTTTTATGGAACAAATCCCAAAGGAAAGATGTGGGGCTATCAGTTTGAAAAATAAGGATTAGAAGTAAgtgtgaagagaaatccacctaaaTATAATAAAGCATATCTATTTTgaggggagctctggtggcctaatGTACAcgctgggctactaactgcaaggtcagtagttcaaggctacttactaactgcaaggtcaacagccactccaagggaaaagatgaagctttctactcctgtaaagaattagtcttggacactcacagaggcacttctcccctgccctatagaATTGCTATACGTTGAAATTAACTGGATGGCCATGAATATGCTCAGTTGGTAACTAAAAtgagccatggaagaaaggcctggtaatctgttTGCACAAAGATTTCCGTTCTATCCTGACACACACGGGGGTttactataagttggaattgctTCCACAGCACCTTGTCTGGTTTGGATTTGGGTAGCAGGGTCAGAGAAGAGTCTCTCCTTTGGTTTCttccctctgtctctctgcccATTTCTCTGCCTCTGGGAtcacagccttcattctggattacaGCTCAGTGcagagaagacccaaatcctaccaactgggccagtaggtgacatcatgagaaatggagagaaggttgcaGTGAccatgattttgtcttgctcggaTCCAAGTGGATCCACTCACTAtccatgctcatggcagcagcggtcaagagatgaaatgatgcattgcactgggtaagtctgctgcccaagacttctttaaagtattgcaAAGCCAGggcgtcactttgaagactaaggtaggcTGGACCCGAGCCACAGTATCTTcagtcacctcatttgcatgttcATGAGCCACAGTATCTTcagtcacctcatttgcatgtccGAGTTGGATActgcataaggaagactaaagaagaatggacacatttgaactgtggtgctggagaagaacactgaaagcaccAGGGGGCgccaaagaacaaaccaatctgtctgggGAGAAGTACACCTgaggggcaaggatggtgagacttcggctcacatattttggatatgtcaggagagaccagtctctggagaaagatcatgtttggtaaaatggaggggcttcgaaaaagagggaggccctggacaagatgatggacacagtggctgaacaatGGAACCATCGTGAGGccggggcagggccaggcagtgtttccttgtgctcACCTAGGGCCGCTGTGGTCCAGTTGGATCTGACTTGAGGACACTCAGCACCTGCCACGAGATATAGAAATATGAAATAGGAGGGTTTAGGACCGATGCTAGGTGGCACTTTCTGAACCAGTAGAGGGCTTGGACTAG
This genomic interval carries:
- the LOC142451716 gene encoding small ribosomal subunit protein uS10-like translates to MAFKDTRKTPVEPEVAIHRIRITLTSSNVKSLEKMRADLIRGAKEKNLKVKGPVRMPTKTLRITTRNTPCGEGSKTWDRFQMRIHKRLIDLHSLSEIVKQITSISIEPGVEVEVTIADT